Proteins encoded in a region of the Pseudanabaenaceae cyanobacterium SKYG29 genome:
- a CDS encoding peroxiredoxin, which produces MPAEVGQPAPDFTLPSDKGNISLSSYRGKQTVLLAFYPADFTPVCTNEMQCFADDWSKFRELGAEILGISKDPIEKHIEFSRKLGLQFPLLSDRNQEVSKLYGVADSLFGSKRAYFIVDINGIIRYKHIEFLPIFKREDSELLTILRQLRTA; this is translated from the coding sequence ATGCCTGCTGAAGTTGGTCAACCTGCTCCTGATTTCACCCTGCCCAGTGACAAGGGCAACATCTCTCTCAGTAGTTACAGAGGTAAACAGACTGTCCTTCTTGCTTTTTACCCTGCCGATTTTACCCCAGTGTGCACCAATGAAATGCAATGTTTTGCCGATGACTGGAGCAAGTTTCGGGAATTAGGGGCAGAGATTTTGGGAATTAGCAAAGACCCGATCGAGAAACACATAGAATTCTCCCGCAAATTAGGGCTACAGTTTCCCCTCCTCAGCGACCGTAACCAAGAAGTAAGTAAATTATACGGAGTGGCAGACAGTCTTTTCGGCAGCAAGAGAGCTTATTTTATCGTTGACATCAACGGCATCATTCGCTACAAGCACATTGAATTTTTACCTATCTTCAAGCGGGAAGATAGCGAACTGCTAACAATTCTGCGCCAACTCCGAACAGCCTAG
- a CDS encoding bifunctional riboflavin kinase/FAD synthetase — MKVIVVSDLEWLHKPTAIALGNFDGVHRGHQRVITSVLHREGLISTVVTFNPHPRDFFSGRMSSFLTPLAEKMALLQAMGVEQLVVLPFTRELASLRAENFVAEILQQGLDAQLVSVGCDFRFGWQRQGDVQLLRSFFGDRVLVVAEQRLEGASSIRISSSAIKTALGEGNVALANDLLGRRYSITGHVVTGQQLGRELGFPTANLQVDPQKYLPRDGVYAVLWRGQPGVMNIGVRPTVAGERKRTVEVHLLNWEGNLYGQEMTVELLRFIREEKKFASLAELQNQIQRDCEVALGCSELAQNC, encoded by the coding sequence CCGTGGACATCAACGGGTGATTACGTCGGTTTTGCACCGAGAGGGTTTGATCTCTACAGTTGTAACTTTTAATCCCCACCCCAGGGATTTTTTCAGTGGAAGAATGTCTTCGTTCCTTACTCCTTTGGCGGAGAAGATGGCTCTGTTGCAGGCAATGGGGGTGGAACAGTTGGTGGTGTTGCCCTTTACCAGGGAGTTAGCCAGTCTAAGGGCGGAAAATTTTGTCGCGGAGATTCTGCAGCAGGGGTTGGATGCGCAGTTGGTTAGTGTGGGGTGTGATTTTCGCTTTGGTTGGCAGCGGCAGGGAGATGTGCAATTGCTCCGATCGTTTTTTGGGGATAGGGTCTTGGTGGTGGCGGAGCAGAGGTTGGAGGGGGCTAGCTCGATTAGGATAAGTAGCTCTGCTATCAAGACTGCGCTAGGGGAAGGGAATGTGGCTCTTGCCAATGATTTGTTGGGCAGACGTTATAGTATTACGGGTCATGTGGTAACAGGGCAACAACTGGGTCGGGAATTGGGCTTCCCTACGGCTAATTTGCAAGTTGATCCGCAAAAGTATCTACCCAGGGATGGGGTCTATGCTGTTTTGTGGCGGGGACAGCCAGGGGTGATGAACATTGGGGTACGCCCAACAGTGGCAGGGGAACGGAAGCGAACGGTGGAAGTTCATTTACTGAACTGGGAGGGAAATTTGTATGGTCAGGAAATGACAGTGGAGTTGCTTCGCTTCATTAGGGAAGAGAAGAAATTTGCTAGCTTGGCTGAATTGCAAAACCAGATTCAAAGAGATTGTGAGGTGGCTCTAGGCTGTTCGGAGTTGGCGCAGAATTGTTAG